The Amycolatopsis mongoliensis genome includes a window with the following:
- a CDS encoding DUF3043 domain-containing protein has product MRFLRRSTTDTAADEPETTEAVDVSGKSYTPGKGKATPKRRDAEAKRRGPVAPPPTTMREAMKRNKELRKSNPQTKEDRRAAAKLRRDRMMAGDDKYLLPRDRGPVKAYVRDLVDTRRNLLGLFMPLAILVFLALLVPLPQVQSYITLLCTAMLLVMAIEGFVNGRKIAKLAREKFPKEAVSGRSIGWYAFVRASQIRRLRVPKPRLKPGDPIPN; this is encoded by the coding sequence GTGAGGTTCCTGCGCCGAAGCACCACAGACACCGCCGCCGACGAGCCGGAGACGACCGAAGCCGTCGACGTCAGCGGCAAGTCGTACACGCCCGGTAAGGGCAAAGCTACGCCGAAGCGGCGTGACGCGGAGGCGAAGCGGCGCGGCCCGGTGGCGCCGCCGCCCACCACCATGCGCGAGGCGATGAAGCGCAACAAGGAACTGCGCAAGTCGAACCCCCAGACGAAGGAAGACCGCCGTGCGGCGGCCAAGCTCCGCCGCGATCGCATGATGGCCGGCGACGACAAGTACCTGCTCCCGCGCGACCGGGGGCCGGTCAAGGCGTACGTCCGCGACCTGGTCGACACGCGGCGCAACCTGCTCGGCCTGTTCATGCCGCTGGCGATCCTGGTGTTCCTGGCGCTGCTGGTGCCGCTGCCCCAGGTGCAGTCGTACATCACGCTGCTGTGCACGGCGATGCTGCTGGTGATGGCGATCGAGGGCTTCGTGAACGGGCGCAAGATCGCGAAGCTGGCGCGGGAGAAGTTCCCGAAGGAAGCGGTGAGCGGCCGGTCGATCGGCTGGTACGCGTTCGTCCGGGCGTCCCAGATCCGGCGGTTGCGGGTGCCGAAGCCGCGGCTGAAGCCGGGCGATCCGATCCCGAACTGA
- a CDS encoding HesB/IscA family protein yields MTTAEHAGATQAETAEETHGVTLTDAAASKAKALLEQEGRDDMHLRIAVQPGGCAGLRYQLFFDERTLDGDLFRDFDGLKVAVDRMSAPYVSEAVIDFVDTIEKQGFTIDNPNATGSCACGDSFH; encoded by the coding sequence ATGACGACCGCTGAGCACGCCGGCGCGACGCAGGCCGAGACCGCCGAAGAGACCCATGGCGTCACGCTGACCGACGCCGCGGCTTCCAAGGCGAAGGCCCTGCTCGAGCAGGAGGGCCGCGACGACATGCACCTGCGTATCGCCGTCCAGCCCGGTGGCTGCGCGGGCCTGCGCTACCAACTGTTCTTCGACGAGCGCACGCTCGACGGCGACCTGTTCCGCGACTTCGACGGCCTCAAGGTCGCCGTGGACCGGATGAGCGCGCCGTACGTGTCGGAAGCCGTCATCGACTTCGTGGACACGATCGAGAAGCAGGGCTTCACGATCGACAACCCGAACGCCACCGGCTCCTGCGCCTGTGGCGACTCGTTCCACTGA
- a CDS encoding carbohydrate kinase family protein has protein sequence MADKARIAVSGSIATDHLMHFPGRFAEQLVAEQLHRVSLSFLADDLVVRRGGIGANIAFGLGVLGVQPVLVGAVGADFADYRSWLERHGVDTSGVHVSEVAHTARFVCTTDEDLCQIATFYAGAMAESRNIELQPIAERAGALSLVLISPDDPEGMVRHAEECRQRGYPFAVDPSQQLARMSGEQARAFVAGAKYLFSNDYEWELLLQKTGWTEADVLDQVGLRITTLGEKGVEIVGKDFVALQIGAVPERAKADPTGVGDGFRAGFLAGLDGGLAVERAAQLGSLIAVLVLETVGTQEWVFDRADALARIGEAFGPDAAEEISAVLPA, from the coding sequence GTGGCAGACAAAGCCAGGATCGCGGTGTCCGGCAGTATCGCGACCGACCACCTCATGCATTTCCCGGGCAGGTTCGCGGAGCAGCTGGTCGCCGAGCAGCTGCACCGGGTCTCGCTGAGCTTCCTCGCCGACGACCTGGTGGTCCGGCGCGGCGGCATCGGCGCGAACATCGCCTTCGGCCTCGGGGTGCTCGGCGTGCAGCCGGTGCTCGTGGGCGCGGTGGGCGCCGACTTCGCGGACTACCGGTCCTGGCTGGAGCGGCACGGCGTCGACACGTCCGGGGTGCACGTCTCGGAGGTCGCGCACACCGCGCGGTTCGTCTGCACGACCGACGAGGACCTCTGCCAGATCGCGACGTTCTACGCCGGGGCGATGGCCGAGTCCCGCAACATCGAGCTGCAGCCGATCGCCGAGCGCGCCGGCGCGCTGAGCCTGGTGCTGATCAGCCCGGACGACCCGGAGGGCATGGTCCGCCACGCCGAGGAGTGCCGCCAGCGCGGCTACCCCTTCGCCGTCGACCCGTCGCAGCAGCTGGCCCGGATGAGCGGTGAGCAGGCGCGTGCGTTCGTGGCCGGCGCGAAGTACCTGTTCAGCAACGACTACGAGTGGGAGCTGCTGCTCCAGAAGACCGGCTGGACCGAGGCCGACGTGCTCGACCAGGTCGGCCTGCGGATCACGACGCTGGGGGAGAAGGGCGTCGAGATCGTCGGCAAGGACTTCGTCGCCCTGCAGATCGGCGCGGTCCCCGAGCGCGCGAAGGCCGACCCGACGGGCGTCGGCGACGGCTTCCGCGCCGGCTTCCTGGCGGGTCTCGACGGCGGCCTCGCCGTGGAGCGCGCGGCCCAGCTCGGCTCGCTGATCGCGGTGCTGGTGCTGGAGACGGTGGGCACCCAGGAGTGGGTGTTCGACCGCGCGGACGCGCTGGCCCGCATCGGCGAGGCCTTCGGCCCGGACGCGGCGGAGGAGATCTCGGCGGTCCTGCCCGCCTGA
- a CDS encoding alpha/beta hydrolase — MDFVLVHGTTQGPGGWALLERELAGHRTHPVHLLDGDGPDFPALVRRQLPELERPVVVAHSGAGVLLPAIGAALGASRLVWVGAYIPDFTGGRSLAEEVADGAAELVHPGWIGVDPTRDPAPADRFLFHDCTAEVRAWAHGTLRLFHPPELPARPAGPAPARVPPGRTGPADPRGRPKP, encoded by the coding sequence GTGGACTTCGTGCTGGTGCACGGAACGACGCAGGGACCCGGCGGCTGGGCGCTGCTGGAGCGGGAGCTGGCCGGTCACCGGACGCATCCGGTCCACCTCCTCGACGGCGACGGACCCGACTTCCCCGCGCTGGTGCGGCGGCAGCTGCCGGAGCTGGAGCGGCCGGTGGTCGTCGCGCACTCCGGCGCCGGGGTGCTGCTCCCGGCGATCGGCGCGGCGCTCGGCGCGTCCCGGCTGGTGTGGGTGGGCGCGTACATCCCCGACTTCACGGGCGGCCGGAGCCTGGCCGAGGAGGTCGCGGACGGCGCCGCGGAGCTGGTCCACCCCGGCTGGATCGGCGTCGACCCCACTCGCGACCCGGCGCCGGCCGACCGGTTCCTCTTCCACGACTGCACCGCCGAAGTGCGCGCCTGGGCGCACGGCACGCTGCGGTTGTTCCACCCGCCCGAGCTGCCCGCCCGGCCGGCGGGACCGGCCCCCGCACGTGTCCCGCCCGGCCGAACTGGCCCGGCTGATCCTCGCGGCCGGCCAAAGCCGTGA
- the asnB gene encoding asparagine synthase (glutamine-hydrolyzing) produces MCGLLGLICATETGAANARDAVGAAMRCQRHRGPDEQDTWADAEVVYGFNRLALIDVEHSHQPLVWGPPEAPGRYTMNFNGEIYNYLELRAELAEKHGAKFETEGDGEAIVAGFHYLGADWVKRLRGMFAFMIWDSQEKRVFGARDPFGIKPLFYSAGPGGVAFSSEKKSLLELSDTLGVAQELDRKALQHYLVLQYVPEPESLHTAIRRVESGTSFEVVPGGEVAFTRYFHPQFTAKPVNTQAEAEELHQRIADVMRDSVGKHMISDPDVTVGAFLSGGIDSTATATLAKEHNPNLIAFTTGFEREGYSEVDVAAESAAAIGVKHVVRTVTADEMMEVLPLIVWYLDDPVADPALVPLWFIAREARKYVKAVLSGEGADELFGGYTIYNEPISLAPFEKIPGGMRKLIGKVSTKIPEGTRGKDLLRRGALPLEDRYYGNARNFRDDQLRHVLKTYQEGVGFKDVTAPWYDVSRGWDPVARMQHVDLYTWLRGDILVKADKVTMANSLELRVPFLDAEVFKVAASIPLDQKLAHGTTKYALRQALAKIIPAHVLNRRKLGFPVPIRLWLRNEMYDWAKGIITDSKTEELLDKKAILALLEEHKAGQLDRSRQLWALIVFMLWHGIFVEHRIKPEIPEPVYPVKL; encoded by the coding sequence GTGTGCGGCCTGCTTGGACTGATCTGCGCGACCGAGACCGGCGCGGCGAACGCGCGTGACGCCGTCGGCGCGGCCATGCGCTGCCAGCGCCACCGCGGCCCCGACGAGCAGGACACCTGGGCCGACGCCGAGGTCGTCTACGGCTTCAACCGGCTCGCCCTCATCGACGTCGAGCACTCCCACCAGCCGCTGGTCTGGGGGCCGCCGGAGGCGCCGGGCCGCTACACGATGAACTTCAACGGCGAGATCTACAACTACCTGGAGCTGCGGGCCGAGCTGGCGGAGAAGCACGGCGCGAAGTTCGAGACCGAGGGTGACGGCGAAGCCATCGTCGCCGGCTTCCACTACCTGGGCGCCGACTGGGTCAAGCGGCTGCGCGGCATGTTCGCCTTCATGATCTGGGACTCCCAGGAGAAGCGGGTCTTCGGCGCGCGCGACCCGTTCGGGATCAAGCCGCTCTTCTACTCGGCCGGCCCCGGCGGGGTGGCGTTCTCCAGCGAGAAGAAGAGCCTGCTGGAGCTGTCGGACACGCTCGGCGTCGCGCAGGAGCTGGACCGCAAGGCGCTGCAGCACTACCTGGTCCTGCAGTACGTGCCCGAGCCCGAGTCGCTGCACACCGCGATCCGCCGCGTCGAGTCCGGGACGTCGTTCGAGGTGGTCCCCGGCGGCGAGGTGGCGTTCACCCGCTACTTCCACCCGCAGTTCACCGCGAAGCCGGTGAACACCCAGGCCGAGGCCGAGGAGCTGCACCAGCGCATCGCCGATGTGATGCGCGACTCGGTCGGCAAGCACATGATCTCCGACCCCGACGTCACCGTGGGCGCCTTCCTCTCGGGCGGCATCGACTCCACGGCCACCGCCACGCTGGCCAAGGAGCACAACCCGAACCTGATCGCGTTCACCACCGGGTTCGAGCGCGAGGGCTACTCCGAGGTCGACGTCGCCGCCGAGTCGGCCGCCGCGATCGGCGTGAAGCACGTGGTCCGGACGGTGACGGCGGACGAGATGATGGAGGTCCTGCCGCTCATCGTCTGGTACCTCGACGACCCGGTGGCCGACCCGGCGCTGGTCCCGCTGTGGTTCATCGCCCGCGAGGCCCGCAAGTACGTCAAGGCGGTGCTGTCCGGCGAGGGCGCCGACGAGCTGTTCGGCGGCTACACGATCTACAACGAGCCGATCTCGCTGGCGCCGTTCGAGAAGATCCCGGGCGGCATGCGGAAGCTGATCGGCAAGGTGTCCACGAAGATCCCGGAGGGCACCCGCGGCAAGGACCTGCTGCGCCGCGGCGCGCTCCCGCTGGAGGACCGCTACTACGGCAACGCCCGCAACTTCCGCGACGACCAGCTGCGCCACGTCCTGAAGACCTACCAGGAGGGCGTCGGCTTCAAGGACGTCACGGCGCCCTGGTACGACGTCTCGCGCGGCTGGGACCCGGTCGCCCGCATGCAGCACGTCGACCTCTACACCTGGCTGCGCGGCGACATCCTGGTCAAGGCCGACAAGGTCACCATGGCGAACTCGCTGGAGCTGCGGGTGCCGTTCCTGGACGCCGAGGTGTTCAAGGTCGCGGCGTCGATCCCGCTGGACCAGAAGCTGGCGCACGGCACGACGAAGTACGCGCTGCGCCAGGCCCTGGCCAAGATCATCCCGGCGCACGTGCTGAACCGCCGCAAGCTCGGCTTCCCGGTGCCGATCCGGCTCTGGCTGCGCAACGAGATGTACGACTGGGCCAAGGGCATCATCACCGATTCGAAGACCGAGGAGCTGCTCGACAAGAAGGCGATCCTGGCCCTGCTGGAGGAGCACAAGGCGGGGCAGCTGGACCGCAGCCGCCAGCTGTGGGCGCTGATCGTGTTCATGCTGTGGCACGGCATCTTCGTCGAGCACCGGATCAAACCCGAGATCCCGGAGCCGGTGTACCCGGTCAAGCTCTGA
- the ctaC gene encoding aa3-type cytochrome oxidase subunit II, producing the protein MGQPKRTLGKRTVRVAALAVLVALTATGCSGDEILRFGWPVGVTHQADQMRTLWTWTVVAALVVGAIVWALIFWTAAFHRKKKTADGEPEELPRQFQYNIPLELFTVVVPTIMVCVLFFFTATTEDSVLKKVDNPDVKVQVVAFQWNWEFKYEDANAAKPDGSGQVSTVGSSGEIPLLVLPVGKVIQYDLLSTDVIHSFWVPEFHFKRDVFPNPDKNNQDSSFQNTIDREGSFVGRCAELCGTYHSVMNFEVRALSPDKYDAYIALRKQVNPATGQTFTASEALSKMNCGELCTPHAVTTRPFNTDRTARTASN; encoded by the coding sequence GTGGGACAACCCAAGCGCACCCTGGGGAAGCGGACCGTGCGCGTCGCCGCGCTGGCCGTGCTGGTCGCGCTGACCGCGACGGGCTGCTCCGGCGACGAGATCCTGCGGTTCGGCTGGCCGGTGGGCGTCACCCACCAGGCCGACCAGATGCGCACGCTGTGGACCTGGACCGTGGTGGCCGCGCTGGTCGTCGGCGCCATCGTGTGGGCCCTGATCTTCTGGACCGCGGCGTTCCACCGCAAGAAGAAGACCGCCGACGGCGAGCCGGAGGAGCTGCCCCGGCAGTTCCAGTACAACATCCCGCTCGAGCTGTTCACGGTCGTCGTCCCGACGATCATGGTCTGCGTCCTGTTCTTCTTCACCGCGACGACGGAGGACAGCGTCCTGAAGAAGGTCGACAACCCGGACGTCAAGGTCCAGGTCGTGGCCTTCCAGTGGAACTGGGAGTTCAAGTACGAGGACGCCAACGCGGCGAAGCCCGACGGCAGCGGCCAGGTCAGCACCGTCGGCTCCTCCGGCGAGATCCCGCTGCTGGTGCTCCCGGTCGGCAAGGTCATCCAGTACGACCTGCTCTCCACCGACGTCATCCACTCCTTCTGGGTGCCCGAGTTCCACTTCAAGCGGGACGTCTTCCCGAACCCGGACAAGAACAACCAGGACAGTTCCTTCCAGAACACGATCGACCGCGAAGGCTCCTTCGTCGGCCGGTGCGCGGAACTGTGCGGTACCTACCACTCGGTGATGAACTTCGAGGTCCGCGCGCTGTCGCCGGACAAGTACGACGCGTACATCGCGCTGCGCAAGCAGGTGAACCCGGCCACGGGCCAGACGTTCACCGCGTCCGAGGCGCTTTCGAAGATGAACTGCGGCGAGCTGTGCACCCCGCACGCGGTGACCACCCGGCCGTTCAACACCGACCGCACGGCGCGGACCGCGTCCAACTGA
- a CDS encoding cytochrome c oxidase subunit 4 produces MKVEARIFFIVAVFAVIMAGVYWAWAVLDPRFGGKPEPVGIVALVLTGGLAFLAGSYMQFVARRIEPRPEDREDAEISDGAGELGFFSPGSYWPVGMAATAALAALALAFFHIWLLVIALVALLITIGGLVFEYHTGPSHD; encoded by the coding sequence ATGAAGGTCGAAGCGCGCATCTTCTTCATCGTGGCGGTCTTCGCCGTGATCATGGCGGGCGTGTACTGGGCGTGGGCCGTGCTGGACCCCCGCTTCGGAGGCAAGCCCGAGCCGGTGGGCATCGTCGCGCTGGTCCTGACCGGCGGCCTCGCGTTCCTCGCGGGCAGCTACATGCAGTTCGTCGCCCGCCGCATCGAGCCGCGTCCGGAGGACCGCGAGGACGCCGAGATCAGCGACGGCGCAGGCGAGCTGGGCTTCTTCAGCCCGGGCAGCTACTGGCCGGTCGGCATGGCCGCCACCGCGGCCCTCGCCGCGCTGGCCCTGGCGTTCTTCCACATCTGGCTGCTCGTCATCGCGCTGGTCGCGCTGCTCATCACGATCGGCGGGCTGGTGTTCGAGTACCACACGGGTCCGTCGCACGACTGA
- a CDS encoding DMT family transporter: MTNSETRPLLQWSAAMAMSGTIGAVVLESGAAAPAVAFARCFVGGTLLVLWCLARGWLPAWRPTKRDLGLAVLGGLFLVGNWVLLFASYALSSISVSTVVYHTQPLILVGLAAAFLGEKVAKSHLVRAAIAFGGVTLISLSAHGEDGKPVQLAGIGLALGAALLYAGASFVAKQLKHIRPHLLAAVQTTVGAVLLAPVLLVTPLPTAPRELLWLVLLGTVHTALMYVLMYASIGKLPTTTVALLSYLYPVVAVLVDVAFYGHRPTWPEALGMLAVLAAALSPQRRGQSRKETTISRATDPCGTRTPARRS; this comes from the coding sequence ATGACGAACTCCGAAACCCGCCCGCTGCTCCAGTGGTCCGCAGCGATGGCGATGTCCGGCACGATCGGCGCCGTCGTCCTCGAGAGCGGCGCGGCCGCGCCGGCTGTGGCATTCGCCCGCTGCTTCGTCGGCGGGACCCTGCTGGTGCTCTGGTGCCTCGCCCGCGGCTGGCTGCCTGCCTGGCGGCCCACGAAGCGCGACCTGGGCCTGGCCGTCCTCGGCGGGCTGTTCCTCGTCGGCAACTGGGTGCTGCTGTTCGCGTCGTACGCGCTGTCGTCGATTTCGGTCAGCACGGTCGTCTACCACACGCAGCCGCTGATCCTGGTCGGCCTGGCGGCGGCGTTCCTCGGTGAGAAGGTCGCCAAGAGCCACCTGGTCCGGGCCGCGATCGCGTTCGGCGGTGTGACCCTGATCTCGCTGTCCGCCCACGGTGAGGACGGCAAGCCCGTGCAGCTCGCCGGGATCGGGCTGGCGCTCGGCGCGGCCCTGCTCTACGCCGGCGCGTCCTTCGTCGCGAAGCAGCTGAAGCACATCCGGCCCCACCTGCTCGCGGCTGTGCAGACGACGGTGGGCGCGGTGCTGCTGGCGCCCGTGTTACTCGTCACGCCCCTGCCGACGGCCCCGCGCGAGCTGCTGTGGCTGGTGCTGCTGGGCACGGTCCACACCGCACTGATGTACGTGCTGATGTACGCGAGCATCGGCAAGCTGCCGACCACGACGGTGGCGCTGCTGTCCTACCTCTACCCGGTGGTCGCGGTGCTGGTGGACGTCGCCTTCTACGGCCACCGCCCGACCTGGCCGGAGGCACTGGGCATGCTCGCAGTACTGGCCGCGGCGCTGAGTCCTCAGCGCCGCGGCCAGTCAAGGAAGGAAACGACGATCAGTCGTGCGACGGACCCGTGTGGTACTCGAACACCAGCCCGCCGATCGTGA
- a CDS encoding GlxA family transcriptional regulator gives MDVNRVAVVLAEHVSPFELGVACEVFGTDRSADGIEGWEFGVCSPAGAPVSSWSGFGLSGLRGLDFAASADLLIVPTCAPRTAPPPSPVLDVLRDAAERGAWVAGFCAGVFTLGYAGLLDGRRCTVHWVYEAEFRDRFPTASVDTQALYVDDGGVLTSAGTVAAVDLCLHLVRRLRGVTAATTLARRMVAAPFRAGGQAQFVQAPVPSVPDDSVVAEALEWVERRLDQPFTVAELARRSGVGERTFLRRFSAATGTTPHRWLTERRLDRAQVLLEEGRLSVEDIAVACGYASAAALRHQFTRLRGTSPSSYRTAFRG, from the coding sequence ATGGACGTCAACCGGGTCGCGGTGGTGCTCGCGGAGCACGTTTCGCCGTTCGAGCTGGGCGTCGCGTGCGAGGTCTTCGGCACCGACCGCAGCGCCGACGGCATCGAGGGCTGGGAGTTCGGGGTCTGCTCGCCCGCGGGCGCTCCGGTGTCCAGCTGGTCGGGCTTCGGACTGTCCGGGCTGCGCGGGCTGGACTTCGCGGCGTCGGCGGACCTGCTGATCGTGCCGACGTGCGCGCCCCGGACGGCGCCACCGCCGTCTCCGGTGCTGGACGTCCTGCGGGACGCGGCGGAGCGGGGCGCGTGGGTGGCGGGGTTCTGCGCGGGCGTGTTCACGCTGGGCTACGCGGGCCTGCTCGACGGCCGCCGCTGCACGGTCCACTGGGTGTACGAGGCGGAGTTCCGCGACCGCTTCCCGACGGCGTCCGTGGACACCCAGGCGCTGTACGTGGACGACGGCGGGGTGCTGACGAGCGCGGGCACGGTGGCGGCGGTGGACCTGTGCCTGCACCTGGTGCGGCGGCTGCGCGGCGTCACGGCGGCGACGACCCTGGCGCGCCGGATGGTGGCGGCGCCGTTCCGGGCGGGCGGGCAGGCGCAGTTCGTCCAGGCCCCGGTCCCGTCGGTCCCGGACGATTCGGTGGTGGCGGAGGCGCTGGAGTGGGTGGAGCGCCGGCTGGACCAGCCGTTCACGGTGGCCGAGCTGGCCCGGCGGAGCGGAGTGGGAGAACGAACGTTCCTTCGCCGGTTCTCGGCGGCGACGGGGACGACACCGCACCGGTGGTTGACGGAGCGGCGCCTCGACCGCGCGCAGGTGCTGCTGGAGGAGGGGCGGCTGTCGGTGGAGGACATCGCGGTGGCGTGCGGATACGCCTCGGCGGCGGCGCTGCGGCACCAGTTCACCCGGCTGCGGGGGACGAGCCCGTCGTCGTACCGGACAGCGTTCCGCGGCTGA
- the trpD gene encoding anthranilate phosphoribosyltransferase produces MTTPVPRTWPPLLKQLVARVDLSEEDTAWAMDQIMSGAASPARIAGFAVALRAKGETPSEIAGMAATMLAHARRVELDRPAVDIVGTGGDGSNSVNISTMATIVTAAAGAPVAKHGNRSASSKSGAADVLEALGITISLPPEEVQRSLTEVGVGFFLASAFHPALRHAGPVRGELGIPTTFNLLGPLTNPAQPGSALIGCAYEDKTHVLAEVFARRGTRAMIVRGDDGLDEITTTTTSSVWVVSDGKVTRTAFDPASLGIPRATAADLRGGDAAANAEVVRELVGGKPGPVRDAVLINAAAALAAFTGFSGALEDDLRGGLARAAEAIDSGAAAALLDRWIAFS; encoded by the coding sequence GTGACCACCCCGGTCCCCCGCACCTGGCCGCCGCTGCTCAAGCAGCTCGTCGCACGCGTCGACCTGTCCGAGGAGGACACGGCGTGGGCGATGGACCAGATCATGAGCGGCGCGGCGAGCCCGGCCCGGATCGCCGGGTTCGCGGTGGCGCTGCGCGCGAAGGGCGAGACGCCTTCGGAGATCGCGGGCATGGCGGCGACGATGCTGGCGCACGCCCGGCGGGTCGAGCTGGACCGCCCGGCCGTCGACATCGTCGGTACCGGCGGCGACGGCTCGAACTCGGTGAACATCTCGACGATGGCGACGATCGTCACGGCGGCGGCCGGCGCCCCGGTCGCCAAGCACGGTAACCGCAGCGCGTCGTCGAAGTCCGGCGCGGCGGACGTGCTGGAGGCGCTCGGCATCACGATTTCCCTGCCGCCGGAAGAGGTCCAGCGCAGCCTCACCGAGGTCGGCGTGGGGTTCTTCCTGGCGTCGGCGTTCCACCCGGCGTTGCGGCACGCGGGCCCGGTCCGCGGCGAGCTCGGCATCCCGACGACGTTCAACCTGCTGGGGCCGCTGACGAACCCGGCCCAGCCGGGCAGCGCCCTGATCGGCTGCGCGTACGAGGACAAGACGCACGTGCTGGCGGAGGTGTTCGCCCGCCGGGGGACTCGCGCAATGATCGTCCGTGGTGACGACGGCCTGGACGAGATCACGACGACCACGACGTCGTCGGTGTGGGTGGTGTCGGACGGAAAGGTGACCCGCACGGCGTTCGACCCGGCTTCGTTGGGCATCCCGCGCGCGACGGCGGCGGACCTGCGCGGCGGCGACGCGGCGGCGAACGCGGAAGTGGTGCGCGAACTGGTGGGCGGGAAGCCGGGGCCGGTGCGGGATGCGGTGCTGATCAACGCGGCCGCGGCTTTGGCGGCGTTCACGGGCTTCTCGGGGGCCCTTGAGGACGATCTGCGCGGCGGCCTGGCGCGCGCGGCCGAGGCCATCGATTCCGGTGCTGCCGCGGCGTTGCTGGACCGCTGGATCGCCTTCAGCTGA
- the ctaE gene encoding aa3-type cytochrome oxidase subunit III: MRRVTTAAPTISQRVHSLNRPNMVSVGTIVWLSSELMFFAGLFAMFFTVKAQNSSGQWPPPLHGEEFHLNVAYAIPFTVILVLSSLTCQFGVFAAERGDVYGLRRWYIITLIMGAIFVGGQANEYHNLVEEGMTIPSGPFGTVFYLATGFHGLHVIGGLIAFVYLLIRTKLSKFTPAQATSAIVVSYYWHFVDIVWVGLFGVIYLLP; encoded by the coding sequence ATGCGACGCGTGACAACGGCAGCTCCCACCATCAGTCAGCGGGTCCACTCGCTGAACCGGCCGAACATGGTCAGTGTCGGCACCATCGTGTGGCTTTCCAGCGAGCTGATGTTCTTCGCCGGACTGTTCGCGATGTTCTTCACCGTCAAGGCGCAGAACTCGTCCGGCCAGTGGCCGCCGCCGCTGCACGGCGAGGAGTTCCACCTCAACGTGGCGTACGCGATCCCGTTCACGGTGATCCTCGTGCTGTCCTCGCTGACCTGCCAGTTCGGCGTGTTCGCCGCCGAGCGCGGCGACGTCTACGGCCTCCGCCGCTGGTACATCATCACGTTGATCATGGGCGCGATCTTCGTCGGCGGCCAGGCCAACGAGTACCACAACCTGGTCGAAGAGGGGATGACGATCCCGTCCGGGCCGTTCGGCACGGTCTTCTACCTCGCCACCGGTTTCCACGGCCTGCACGTCATCGGCGGGCTCATCGCCTTCGTGTACCTGCTCATCCGCACGAAACTGAGCAAGTTCACGCCCGCCCAGGCCACGTCGGCGATCGTCGTGTCCTACTACTGGCACTTCGTCGACATCGTGTGGGTCGGCCTGTTCGGTGTGATCTACCTCCTTCCGTAG
- the qcrC gene encoding cytochrome bc1 complex diheme cytochrome c subunit, producing MTTSTKSSERRYRARSKLRRRFAGLLALGIALVGAGALYAVFAPEPQTAQAQGTPAQLRLGEQVYNNTCIACHGANLEGVQDRGPSLIGIGDAAVYFQTSSGRMPASRQEAQVERKPPKLTEAEIDAVGAYIQAHGGGVQRPAEKGEALRGSDPARGGELFRLNCASCHNFTGRGGALSAGKYAPNLDPASEEQIYTAMLTGPQNMPKFSDRQLSPEEKKDIVAYVKSVSDGNNNPGGNGLGGVGPASEGVIAFIVGIAALIGVTLWIGSKA from the coding sequence ATGACCACCAGCACCAAGTCCTCGGAGCGCCGCTACCGCGCGCGGTCGAAGCTGCGGAGGCGGTTCGCCGGCCTGCTCGCGCTCGGTATCGCGCTGGTGGGCGCCGGCGCCCTGTACGCCGTGTTCGCCCCGGAGCCGCAGACCGCGCAGGCCCAGGGCACGCCGGCGCAGCTGCGCCTCGGCGAGCAGGTCTACAACAACACCTGCATCGCGTGCCACGGCGCGAACCTCGAGGGCGTGCAGGACCGCGGGCCGAGCCTGATCGGCATCGGCGACGCCGCGGTGTACTTCCAGACCTCTTCGGGCCGCATGCCCGCCTCGCGCCAGGAGGCGCAGGTCGAGCGCAAGCCGCCGAAGCTGACCGAGGCCGAGATCGACGCGGTCGGCGCGTACATCCAGGCCCACGGCGGCGGCGTCCAGCGCCCCGCCGAGAAGGGCGAGGCCCTGCGCGGCTCCGACCCGGCCCGCGGTGGCGAGCTGTTCCGCCTCAACTGCGCTTCGTGCCACAACTTCACCGGCCGCGGCGGCGCGCTGTCCGCCGGCAAGTACGCGCCGAACCTGGACCCGGCCAGCGAAGAGCAGATCTACACGGCCATGCTCACCGGGCCGCAGAACATGCCGAAGTTCTCCGACCGGCAGCTGTCGCCGGAGGAGAAGAAGGACATCGTCGCCTACGTGAAGTCGGTGTCGGACGGCAACAACAACCCGGGTGGTAACGGCCTCGGCGGGGTCGGTCCCGCTTCGGAGGGCGTCATCGCCTTTATCGTCGGGATCGCCGCGCTGATCGGCGTGACGTTGTGGATTGGATCGAAGGCATGA